A portion of the Tachysurus fulvidraco isolate hzauxx_2018 chromosome 8, HZAU_PFXX_2.0, whole genome shotgun sequence genome contains these proteins:
- the LOC113653572 gene encoding transient receptor potential cation channel subfamily M member 4-like isoform X1 yields MFGKEAQRGDVQMSKSEKDQSWITSVIKKRVCTTFVEDSFSNGRLCQCGSSRESHASVTLNDYFSTAIVSHWESSQHTSESPTDAYGEVAFAGARKRHSYFLRLSWDTPSATVYSILTSHWDLQPPNLVVSVAGGGGKSKVKTWVKEVLRQGLVRAAQSTGAWILSGGLREGVGRHIGEAVRDHSMAASSDSLSKVVAIGVAPWGLVSNREQLINPEGSFPAEYYVPNMSRDSCYLDNNYHAFLLVDDGSVGHRGVEARFRGRLENYLSQQRTGKSGSGSMDIPVLCMLVSGEPYMLERMNLSLKKSLPWLVLAGSGGLADLVSDVLENVSAAKSKPGTGSEGEAEAATKTDLRGRVTERVLKHFPSEQDTEKLVDKVLSIYQSKDLISIYHDEHEGLDDFDTVLLKALVKANKQRLSADAVPNTEELRLAVTWNRADIAKSELFTGNIQWKKEDLEGFMTDALVNDKPQFVRLFTENGLNIIDYLTNARMEDLYRSISEGSTIYTLLQRYLLERLGAANSSRSGGSVEHTVSPVKQVTMYEVSQVLQYLLGDVCRPFYYKCLELKGVASRRKANKKMSTILHEEARYLALRCTHPWASLFIWAVLQNRSNMAVYFWEMTSESVLSALSACKLLRVLSKLETETETKHSMKDLAQRFESLAHGLFSKCYENSESRSFILLKKKSQVWKGATCLRMAMEADARLFFSHDGVQSLLSQIWWGDMDKNTEVWKLILTLFVPPVCYTNLISFREENDVDESSEDVSQRKEIDWLYAETVFSFSDMNRIQAKAEDLTPVRRSIKGYPVRTVRPKLPFVFSRWRQFWYAPVTAFLGNVLMYFLFLLLFAYVLLMDFKPPPPRGPAFWELLLYFWVFTIVCEEIRETSIMGNMTFKQRIRQYAQDVWHKCDLIAIFLFLTGVCCRMFKKTYWLGRAALCLDYMVFTLRLIHIFAIHKQLGPKIIIVGKMMKDMFFFLFFLAIWLLAYGVANQALIYPYDSSADRILRRVFYRPYLHIFGQIPVEEIDSGYSWDINCTDNATLIKAGTEPCREAYHNWLVVILLVIYLLVTNVLLINLLIAMFSYTFNKVQERSDTYWKFQRYKVIVGYHSRPCLAPPFIIISHIHIFIKRNIRKVPSEKVHQFAVDLKEKANNRLMTWENIQKEKFLSAEGKKLKGSDTERLKRMSVKVDTVLKQTTEISDLDRRLRTLECEMEFCSSTLLWMAEALSQSGALKSTKPLPTRKVNPSTPEM; encoded by the exons CAACGGTCGCCTGTGTCAGTGCGGAAGTTCGAGGGAAAGCCACGCGTCAGTCACTCTGAATGATTACTTCAGCACGGCCATTGTCAGTCACTGGGAATCTTCTCAACACACGTCCGAGTCTCCCACAGATGCTTACGGAGAGGTGGCGTTTGCAGGAGCCAGAAAGAGGCACAGCTAT tTTCTTCGTCTTTCTTGGGATACTCCATCTGCCACTGTTTACTCCATCTTGACCAGCCATTGGGACTTGCAACCTCCAAACTTGGTGGTGTCGGTGGCCGGTGGTGGTGGGAAGTCTAAGGTTAAGACCTGGGTGAAAGAGGTTCTAAGGCAGGGATTGGTCAGAGCAGCCCAGAGCACAg gaGCATGGATCTTATCGGGAGGACTGCGGGAGGGTGTTGGCAGGCATATAGGCGAAGCCGTGAGGGATCATTCTATGGCAGCGTCCTCAGATTCCCTCTCCAAGGTAGTGGCCATAGGTGTAGCTCCCTGGGGTTTGGTATCCAACCGAGAACAACTCATCAACCCAGAG GGTAGTTTTCCTGCTGAGTACTACGTTCCGAACATGTCCCGAGATTCCTGCTACCTGGATAACAACTACCATGCATTTCTCCTCGTGGATGACGGGAGTGTAGGCCACAGAGGTGTGGAGGCTCGTTTCAGAGGACGGCTAGAGAACTACCTTTCTCAGCAGCGCACAGGAAAATCTG GAAGCGGAAGCATGGACATCCCTGTGCTGTGTATGCTGGTATCAGGAGAGCCTTACATGCTCGAG AGAATGAATCTCTCCTTGAAGAAGTCTCTCCCCTGGTTGGTCCTGGCAGGCTCTGGGGGACTCGCTGACTTGGTAAGCGACGTTCTGGAAAACGTATCGGCTGCAAAGAGCAAGCCTGGGACAGGGTCCGAAGGCGAAGCGGAGGCGGCTACTAAAACAGATCTGCGAGGGAGAGTAACAGAGAGAGTGCTGAAACACTTTCCCTCAGAGCAGGACACTGAAAAACTCGTAGACAAG GTCTTGAGTATCTACCAGAGCAAAGACCTGATCTCCATTTATCATGATGAGCACGAGGGATTGGACGACTTTGATACAGTGCTGCTGAAGGCTTTAGTCAAGG CGAATAAGCAGCGCCTTTCTGCTGATGCTGTCCCCAATACCGAGGAGCTCAGGCTGGCTGTGACCTGGAACAGAGCAGACATCGCCAAGAGCGAGCTCTTCACAGGAAACATCCAGTGGAAG AAGGAAGACCTGGAGGGCTTCATGactgatgctctggtgaacgaCAAGCCTCAGTTTGTACGTCTTTTTACCGAAAACGGGTTGAACATTATAGACTATCTTACAAACGCCCGCATGGAGGATCTGTACCGCTCCATCTCAGAGGGCTCTACGATCTACACACTGCTACAACGTTACCTCTTAGAACGCCTGGGGGCCGCCAATAGCTCTCGCTCCGGTGGCAGTGTTGAACACACCGTCAGCCCAGTCAAACAAGTGACAATGTATGAG GTGTCTCAGGTCCTACAGTACTTGCTGGGTGACGTGTGTCGGCCTTTCTATTATAAATGTCTGGAGCTGAAGGGTGTCGCTTCCAGACGGAAAGCCAACAAG AAAATGTCTACGATCTTGCATGAAGAAGCCAGATATCTGGCGCTTCGGTGCACTCACCCGTGGGCTTCACTGTTCATCTGGGCCGTGCTGCAGAACCGCAGCAATATGGCCGTTTACTTCTGGGAAATG aCCTCAGAGTCGGTATTGAGTGCTCTGAGTGCTTGTAAGCTGCTGCGAGTTCTCTCCAAATTAGAGACCGAGACTGAGACGAAACACTCCATGAAGGACCTGGCCCAGAGATTTGAGAGCTTGGCCCACG GTTTGTTCAGTAAGTGCTACGAGAACAGCGAGAGTCGCTCTTTCATCCTGCTGAAGAAAAAATCACAGGTCTGGAAGGGCGCTACATGTCTGAGGATGGCCATGGAAGCGGATGCTCGTCTTTTCTTTAGTCACGACGGCGTGCAG agtctGCTGTCTCAGATATGGTGGGGGGATATGGACAAAAACACTGAGGTCTGGAAGCTCATCCTCACACTGTTTGTTCCTCCTGTCTGCTACACCAACCTGATCTCTTTCAG AGAGGAGAACGACGTGGATGAAAGTTCCGAGGACGTGTCGCAGCGCAAGGAAATCGACTGGCTCTACGCAGAAACAGTCTTCTCCTTCTCAGACATGAATCGCAT tcaaGCCAAAGCAGAAGACTTAACTCCTGTTAGACGAAGCATAAAAG gttACCCGGTCAGAACCGTCCGTCCCAAACTGCCTTTTGTGTTTTCACGCTGGAGACAGTTCTGGTACGCACCGGTCACAGCCTTCCTTGGCAATGTGCTGATGTACTTCCTCTTCCTGCTTCTGTTTGCCTATGTGCTATTGATGGATTTCAAGCCTCCACCCCCGAGAGGCCCGGCCTTCTGGGAGCTCTTGCTGTATTTCTGGGTGTTCACCATTGTGTGTGAGGAGATTCGAGAG ACATCCATTATGGGCAACATGACATTTAAGCAGAGGATACGACAATATGCTCAGGACGTCTGGCACAAATGTGACCTCATTGCCATTTTCCTCTTTCTTACTGGCGTGTGCTGCAG GATGTTCAAGAAAACGTATTGGCTCGGCCGTGCTGCCCTGTGCCTCGACTACATGGTGTTCACCCTGAGACTTATCCACATCTTCGCCATTCATAAGCAACTTGGGCCAAAAATTATCATAGTGGGCAAAATG ATGAAAGACATgttcttctttttgttcttcCTTGCCATATGGTTGCTGGCCTACGGAGTGGCCAATCAGGCTCTGATCTACCCCTACGACTCGAGTGCTGACAGGATCCTCCGCCGTGTATTTTACAGaccatatttacacatttttggACAAATTCCTGTGGAGGAAATTGACT ctggaTATAGTTGGGATATAAACTGCACAGACAATGCAACACTAATTAAAGCAGGTACAGAACCGTGTAGAGAAGCATATCATAACTGGCTTGTGGTCATCTTACTCGTCATCTACCTTCTGGTCACCAATGTCCTGCTCATTAACCTGCTCATCGCCATGTTCAG TTACACCTTCAACAAAGTGCAAGAACGGAGTGACACGTACTGGAAGTTCCAGCGCTACAAAGTGATCGTGGGGTATCATTCTCGGCCGTGCCTCGCTCCACCCTTCATTATCATCTCCCACATCCACATCTTCATCAAGCGGAACATCCGCAAGGTGCCATCTGAGAAGGTGCACCAATTTG CTGTGGACTTAAAGGAAAAAGCCAACAACCGGCTAATGACTTGGGAGAACATTCAGAAGGAGAAATTCTTGTCTGCTGAGGGAAAGAAGTTAAAAGGAAGTGACACAGAGCGGCTAAAGCGAATGTCTGTCAA AGTTGACACTGTTCTCAAACAGACAACCGAGATCAGTGATTTGGATCGCAGGTTAAGAACCCTCGAGTGTGAG ATGGAATTCTGTTCGTCTACTCTTCTATGGATGGCCGAAGCTCTCTCTCAAAGCGGTGCACTAAAATCCACGAAACCTCTTCCCACCCGGAAAG taaATCCATCCACACCTGAGATGTGA
- the LOC113653572 gene encoding transient receptor potential cation channel subfamily M member 4-like isoform X2: MFGKEAQRGDVQMSKSEKDQSWITSVIKKRVCTTFVEDSFSNGRLCQCGSSRESHASVTLNDYFSTAIVSHWESSQHTSESPTDAYGEVAFAGARKRHSYFLRLSWDTPSATVYSILTSHWDLQPPNLVVSVAGGGGKSKVKTWVKEVLRQGLVRAAQSTGAWILSGGLREGVGRHIGEAVRDHSMAASSDSLSKVVAIGVAPWGLVSNREQLINPEGSFPAEYYVPNMSRDSCYLDNNYHAFLLVDDGSVGHRGVEARFRGRLENYLSQQRTGKSGSGSMDIPVLCMLVSGEPYMLERMNLSLKKSLPWLVLAGSGGLADLVSDVLENVSAAKSKPGTGSEGEAEAATKTDLRGRVTERVLKHFPSEQDTEKLVDKVLSIYQSKDLISIYHDEHEGLDDFDTVLLKALVKANKQRLSADAVPNTEELRLAVTWNRADIAKSELFTGNIQWKKEDLEGFMTDALVNDKPQFVRLFTENGLNIIDYLTNARMEDLYRSISEGSTIYTLLQRYLLERLGAANSSRSGGSVEHTVSPVKQVTMYEVSQVLQYLLGDVCRPFYYKCLELKGVASRRKANKKMSTILHEEARYLALRCTHPWASLFIWAVLQNRSNMAVYFWEMTSESVLSALSACKLLRVLSKLETETETKHSMKDLAQRFESLAHGLFSKCYENSESRSFILLKKKSQVWKGATCLRMAMEADARLFFSHDGVQSLLSQIWWGDMDKNTEVWKLILTLFVPPVCYTNLISFREENDVDESSEDVSQRKEIDWLYAETVFSFSDMNRIQAKAEDLTPVRRSIKGYPVRTVRPKLPFVFSRWRQFWYAPVTAFLGNVLMYFLFLLLFAYVLLMDFKPPPPRGPAFWELLLYFWVFTIVCEEIRETSIMGNMTFKQRIRQYAQDVWHKCDLIAIFLFLTGVCCRMFKKTYWLGRAALCLDYMVFTLRLIHIFAIHKQLGPKIIIVGKMMKDMFFFLFFLAIWLLAYGVANQALIYPYDSSADRILRRVFYRPYLHIFGQIPVEEIDFGI, encoded by the exons CAACGGTCGCCTGTGTCAGTGCGGAAGTTCGAGGGAAAGCCACGCGTCAGTCACTCTGAATGATTACTTCAGCACGGCCATTGTCAGTCACTGGGAATCTTCTCAACACACGTCCGAGTCTCCCACAGATGCTTACGGAGAGGTGGCGTTTGCAGGAGCCAGAAAGAGGCACAGCTAT tTTCTTCGTCTTTCTTGGGATACTCCATCTGCCACTGTTTACTCCATCTTGACCAGCCATTGGGACTTGCAACCTCCAAACTTGGTGGTGTCGGTGGCCGGTGGTGGTGGGAAGTCTAAGGTTAAGACCTGGGTGAAAGAGGTTCTAAGGCAGGGATTGGTCAGAGCAGCCCAGAGCACAg gaGCATGGATCTTATCGGGAGGACTGCGGGAGGGTGTTGGCAGGCATATAGGCGAAGCCGTGAGGGATCATTCTATGGCAGCGTCCTCAGATTCCCTCTCCAAGGTAGTGGCCATAGGTGTAGCTCCCTGGGGTTTGGTATCCAACCGAGAACAACTCATCAACCCAGAG GGTAGTTTTCCTGCTGAGTACTACGTTCCGAACATGTCCCGAGATTCCTGCTACCTGGATAACAACTACCATGCATTTCTCCTCGTGGATGACGGGAGTGTAGGCCACAGAGGTGTGGAGGCTCGTTTCAGAGGACGGCTAGAGAACTACCTTTCTCAGCAGCGCACAGGAAAATCTG GAAGCGGAAGCATGGACATCCCTGTGCTGTGTATGCTGGTATCAGGAGAGCCTTACATGCTCGAG AGAATGAATCTCTCCTTGAAGAAGTCTCTCCCCTGGTTGGTCCTGGCAGGCTCTGGGGGACTCGCTGACTTGGTAAGCGACGTTCTGGAAAACGTATCGGCTGCAAAGAGCAAGCCTGGGACAGGGTCCGAAGGCGAAGCGGAGGCGGCTACTAAAACAGATCTGCGAGGGAGAGTAACAGAGAGAGTGCTGAAACACTTTCCCTCAGAGCAGGACACTGAAAAACTCGTAGACAAG GTCTTGAGTATCTACCAGAGCAAAGACCTGATCTCCATTTATCATGATGAGCACGAGGGATTGGACGACTTTGATACAGTGCTGCTGAAGGCTTTAGTCAAGG CGAATAAGCAGCGCCTTTCTGCTGATGCTGTCCCCAATACCGAGGAGCTCAGGCTGGCTGTGACCTGGAACAGAGCAGACATCGCCAAGAGCGAGCTCTTCACAGGAAACATCCAGTGGAAG AAGGAAGACCTGGAGGGCTTCATGactgatgctctggtgaacgaCAAGCCTCAGTTTGTACGTCTTTTTACCGAAAACGGGTTGAACATTATAGACTATCTTACAAACGCCCGCATGGAGGATCTGTACCGCTCCATCTCAGAGGGCTCTACGATCTACACACTGCTACAACGTTACCTCTTAGAACGCCTGGGGGCCGCCAATAGCTCTCGCTCCGGTGGCAGTGTTGAACACACCGTCAGCCCAGTCAAACAAGTGACAATGTATGAG GTGTCTCAGGTCCTACAGTACTTGCTGGGTGACGTGTGTCGGCCTTTCTATTATAAATGTCTGGAGCTGAAGGGTGTCGCTTCCAGACGGAAAGCCAACAAG AAAATGTCTACGATCTTGCATGAAGAAGCCAGATATCTGGCGCTTCGGTGCACTCACCCGTGGGCTTCACTGTTCATCTGGGCCGTGCTGCAGAACCGCAGCAATATGGCCGTTTACTTCTGGGAAATG aCCTCAGAGTCGGTATTGAGTGCTCTGAGTGCTTGTAAGCTGCTGCGAGTTCTCTCCAAATTAGAGACCGAGACTGAGACGAAACACTCCATGAAGGACCTGGCCCAGAGATTTGAGAGCTTGGCCCACG GTTTGTTCAGTAAGTGCTACGAGAACAGCGAGAGTCGCTCTTTCATCCTGCTGAAGAAAAAATCACAGGTCTGGAAGGGCGCTACATGTCTGAGGATGGCCATGGAAGCGGATGCTCGTCTTTTCTTTAGTCACGACGGCGTGCAG agtctGCTGTCTCAGATATGGTGGGGGGATATGGACAAAAACACTGAGGTCTGGAAGCTCATCCTCACACTGTTTGTTCCTCCTGTCTGCTACACCAACCTGATCTCTTTCAG AGAGGAGAACGACGTGGATGAAAGTTCCGAGGACGTGTCGCAGCGCAAGGAAATCGACTGGCTCTACGCAGAAACAGTCTTCTCCTTCTCAGACATGAATCGCAT tcaaGCCAAAGCAGAAGACTTAACTCCTGTTAGACGAAGCATAAAAG gttACCCGGTCAGAACCGTCCGTCCCAAACTGCCTTTTGTGTTTTCACGCTGGAGACAGTTCTGGTACGCACCGGTCACAGCCTTCCTTGGCAATGTGCTGATGTACTTCCTCTTCCTGCTTCTGTTTGCCTATGTGCTATTGATGGATTTCAAGCCTCCACCCCCGAGAGGCCCGGCCTTCTGGGAGCTCTTGCTGTATTTCTGGGTGTTCACCATTGTGTGTGAGGAGATTCGAGAG ACATCCATTATGGGCAACATGACATTTAAGCAGAGGATACGACAATATGCTCAGGACGTCTGGCACAAATGTGACCTCATTGCCATTTTCCTCTTTCTTACTGGCGTGTGCTGCAG GATGTTCAAGAAAACGTATTGGCTCGGCCGTGCTGCCCTGTGCCTCGACTACATGGTGTTCACCCTGAGACTTATCCACATCTTCGCCATTCATAAGCAACTTGGGCCAAAAATTATCATAGTGGGCAAAATG ATGAAAGACATgttcttctttttgttcttcCTTGCCATATGGTTGCTGGCCTACGGAGTGGCCAATCAGGCTCTGATCTACCCCTACGACTCGAGTGCTGACAGGATCCTCCGCCGTGTATTTTACAGaccatatttacacatttttggACAAATTCCTGTGGAGGAAATTGACT TTGGGATATAA